CTGAGCCAGAGGCCTCTAGCACTAGCATCAGGTGCAGCACTCACCCTGACCGGCCTGGCATTATCCAGCTGGAATCTTGGTCTGCCTTTCCTTGGCATAGGCAATCCGTTCTTCTTTGCAGGACTTGCACTTCTGGCATGGGCAGTGATTGGCTGGGCACATGACGACATGATTGGCAAGTTCAAGGTTCCTGACGAGGAGAGGGGAGAAAGGTGGCCCAGCATCAGCTTTCCAAAGGTTAAGCTGGGAATCTGGACTTTTCTTGCTTCTGAAGTGCTGGTCTTTGGCTCCATACTGAGCAGCTACTTGTACGTAAGAGCCTATTCAACAGCCTGGCCTGCACCGGGTAGCATACATAGCATAACTATAGGTACTATAAACACAGTAGTACTTCTTTCAAGCAGTCTGACTGCCTTACTAGCTCTGAGGGCTGCCAGAAGCGGGGACAGAAGAGGCTTGCTTGCATGGATTGGGTTGACGTTTGCGCTTGGTTCAACATTCCTTGCTGTCAAGGGATTTGAGTGGTACGACCTGATATACAATCTGGGGTTCACACCTCACAGCGGTCTGCCTGGGACCACCTACTTTTTCATAGTCGGGCTGCACGGGGCTCACGTCTTTGCTGGCTTGATGGTGATGCTTTACATCATAAGAAAAGCTTTTGCAGGGAAGATAACCAAGGAGAACCACCAAGTGGTGGAACTTTTTGGGCTTTACTGGTCCTTTGTTGATATCGTCTGGATATTTATCTTCCCGCTCTTCTACCTGATGTGAGATGAGAGATATGAGCGAAAAGATGGGTAAGTACACGCCTTTCGGTGTCTGGGCTTTTATCATGGTGGCAACACTGCTCGAAGCTTTTCTTTCTTCCTTCTACTGGCGCGTCTATCCCACACTTGTCGATTCGATAATAGTAGCGCTGATATGGAGCCAGGTTGCAACTGTAGCCCTTTTCTACATGCACCTGAAATACGAAGAAAGGGGAATAAAGATCTTCGCTATAGTGCCCATAGTCTTCCTTGTAGCCCTCATAGTTGCGCTGATAGGTTCTGTTCAGCATTAGGTGATTAAAATGGCAGAAGCTTCTTCAGAACATTCAGCACCCTCCTTTCTCACGATAGCTCTGATTGTCGGGGTAGGTCTTGTTCTGGCAATAGGAGTAGTATTCTTCCTAGTCGTACCAATAACTATACCTCTTACCACCCAGAGCACAACAGGCCCTTCGTCCAATATTACCGTGGCCCACATAACCATACTTGCAGGAGCAGCATCAAACCAGCATTCACCTGGCTACAGCCCGGATATTGCTGTGGTAATAATAGGAGTGAACAACACTGTCCAATGGACCAACGACGATACAGCAACACACACAGTGACAGGCGCAAACGGTACGTTTGACTCCGGAGATATAGCGCAGGGCCAGTCCTGGACCTACAATTTCACCAAGCCTGGGGTGTACAATTACACCTGCATTTACCATTCTTGGATGCATGGTACGATAATTGTTAAGCAAGGGGTTCAGGGTGTGACAGTGCTGATACCAAACGGTGCAGGCATACCTCCTACCCCCTGGAACCAGAGCCATCTGGTATCAAGCCTTTACTACAATCCTCCTATAATCAAGGTCGTGATAGGAGTCAATAACACAGTTACTTGGAAGAACATAGACACTGCAGCACACACAGTTACAGACGTGAATGGCAGCTTTGATTCGGGCAACATAGCCCCTGGTGCTACTTGGTCTTACACATTCAACGTACCAGGGGTTTATGAATACTACTGCACCTATCACCTCTGGATGGGAGGCGAAGTAATTGTGCTCCCCTCAACAAACTCTTCATCACAGGGAGGTTAGCCAGCAGGTAACCATTCCATTCCTGAATATCAGCAATATTCATGAACCTTCGTGCTGAAGGGATCTGCGTATGTACCAGAAATACCTTGTTCTTGCAACAATAGTGGCGACCTATGTACTTATAGTCTGGGGAGCTTATCTTACAGCCGGCGACTGGGGAGCTGCATGTGGAGTCGGAACAGCATCGGACTGGCCAGCCTGCAACGGAAGTTATGCCATACCTTTGAATAACTATGGTGCGCTGGTTGAATACATTCACAGAACTCTGAGCGTAATAGCTACGGTTCTTCTACTGGTTTCAAATATAGCTGTCTGGAGAATGAGCCCAAGGCCTTTCAAGCCTGCCATGCTTCTTGCCCTCTCGATGGTACTGCTGGTTATACAGATACTGCTTGGCGCAGTCGTAGTAAATACGAACCTGAATGCAGTCATAACTGCAGCCCACTTGGCAAATGCCACAGCATTG
This portion of the Conexivisphaerales archaeon genome encodes:
- a CDS encoding cupredoxin domain-containing protein, with protein sequence MAEASSEHSAPSFLTIALIVGVGLVLAIGVVFFLVVPITIPLTTQSTTGPSSNITVAHITILAGAASNQHSPGYSPDIAVVIIGVNNTVQWTNDDTATHTVTGANGTFDSGDIAQGQSWTYNFTKPGVYNYTCIYHSWMHGTIIVKQGVQGVTVLIPNGAGIPPTPWNQSHLVSSLYYNPPIIKVVIGVNNTVTWKNIDTAAHTVTDVNGSFDSGNIAPGATWSYTFNVPGVYEYYCTYHLWMGGEVIVLPSTNSSSQGG
- a CDS encoding cytochrome C oxidase subunit IV family protein: MSEKMGKYTPFGVWAFIMVATLLEAFLSSFYWRVYPTLVDSIIVALIWSQVATVALFYMHLKYEERGIKIFAIVPIVFLVALIVALIGSVQH
- a CDS encoding COX15/CtaA family protein, with amino-acid sequence MYQKYLVLATIVATYVLIVWGAYLTAGDWGAACGVGTASDWPACNGSYAIPLNNYGALVEYIHRTLSVIATVLLLVSNIAVWRMSPRPFKPAMLLALSMVLLVIQILLGAVVVNTNLNAVITAAHLANATALFGIMVIAGVLMFSKQPQAAVIQNPSQ